In one window of Nocardia brasiliensis DNA:
- a CDS encoding RNA polymerase sigma factor, translated as MVEHVWRRESPHVLAALLRRHGDLGDCEDAAQEAAEAAARQWDRDGVPDNPRGWLIRVASRRLIDRTRADRARAEREEAVAGAQPGDAHLAPAADDAPAAEDDDTLRLLLLCCHPSLSRSSQVALTLHAVAGLSTAQIAAAYLVPERTMTQRLTRARSTLRAAGAVFGLPTEAELPARIAAVLDVCHLMFTEGHTRSAGGTLVDASPAEEAIRLTRLLHAVIPDHDEAAGVLALMLLTYARATARTDNGDLVPLAEQDRARWDHQLIAEGVRILERVLPHGHVGRFQLHAAIAAVHAEATTWESTDWRQISLLYAMLARVAPSPIVTLNRAVAVGMALRPEDGLALVEPLLDDPVMRRHHRTHAVRAHLLEMAGDRPGALDSYRQAAQLTASLPEQRYLNARMRRLTPN; from the coding sequence GTGGTGGAGCACGTGTGGCGGCGCGAGTCCCCGCATGTGCTCGCCGCCCTGCTGCGCAGGCACGGTGACCTCGGTGACTGCGAGGACGCGGCGCAGGAGGCGGCCGAAGCGGCAGCGCGGCAATGGGATCGCGACGGCGTGCCCGACAATCCGCGCGGCTGGCTGATCCGGGTCGCCTCGCGACGCCTGATCGATCGGACGCGGGCCGACCGCGCCCGAGCGGAACGCGAGGAGGCGGTGGCAGGCGCGCAGCCCGGCGACGCGCACCTCGCGCCGGCGGCCGATGACGCACCCGCTGCTGAAGACGACGACACGTTGCGGCTGCTTCTGCTGTGCTGCCACCCGAGCCTGAGCCGTTCCTCGCAGGTCGCGTTGACTCTGCACGCGGTCGCCGGGCTGAGCACCGCCCAGATCGCCGCCGCGTACCTGGTGCCCGAGCGCACGATGACGCAACGCCTGACCAGGGCACGGTCCACGCTGCGGGCGGCGGGCGCGGTGTTCGGCCTCCCGACCGAGGCGGAGCTGCCCGCGCGCATCGCAGCGGTGCTCGACGTCTGCCATCTGATGTTCACCGAGGGCCATACCCGTTCTGCCGGTGGAACTTTGGTGGATGCGAGTCCAGCCGAGGAAGCCATTCGGCTCACCCGCCTGCTGCACGCGGTGATACCGGACCACGACGAAGCCGCAGGCGTCCTGGCGCTGATGCTGCTCACTTACGCCCGCGCCACCGCGCGAACCGACAACGGCGATCTGGTGCCGCTGGCCGAACAGGACCGGGCACGGTGGGACCACCAGCTGATCGCCGAAGGGGTACGCATCCTCGAGCGGGTATTGCCGCACGGACATGTCGGCAGATTCCAGCTGCACGCGGCGATCGCCGCCGTGCACGCGGAGGCCACCACCTGGGAAAGCACCGATTGGCGGCAGATCAGCCTGCTCTACGCCATGCTTGCCAGGGTGGCACCGAGCCCGATCGTGACGCTCAACCGCGCGGTCGCGGTCGGGATGGCGCTGCGGCCAGAGGACGGGTTGGCCCTGGTCGAGCCGCTGCTCGACGATCCGGTGATGCGCCGACACCACCGAACCCACGCCGTTCGCGCCCATCTACTGGAGATGGCCGGCGACCGGCCGGGCGCGCTCGACAGCTACCGTCAGGCCGCCCAACTCACCGCGAGCCTGCCCGAGCAGCGCTACCTCAACGCCAGGATGCGTCGCCTCACCCCGAACTGA
- a CDS encoding YciI family protein, with amino-acid sequence MKYVIMIHSNPRPWGHPTSDYLPEYQDMSQEERDRVNAEFEKLLGELHEKGELISGEALGAPESSRLYRWDDAKPLVTDGPYAEAKEHLAGFFLIDVESRARAEEIAARFAGPGETVELRPTMGPGGDDQ; translated from the coding sequence ATGAAGTACGTGATCATGATTCACTCCAACCCGCGGCCGTGGGGGCATCCGACCTCCGACTACCTGCCGGAATACCAGGACATGTCACAGGAGGAACGGGACCGGGTGAACGCCGAGTTCGAGAAGCTGCTCGGCGAGCTGCACGAGAAGGGGGAACTGATATCGGGCGAGGCGCTCGGGGCGCCCGAGTCGTCTCGGCTGTACCGGTGGGATGATGCGAAGCCGCTGGTCACCGACGGTCCGTATGCGGAGGCCAAGGAGCATCTGGCCGGGTTCTTCCTGATCGATGTGGAGAGCCGGGCTCGCGCCGAGGAGATCGCCGCTCGGTTCGCCGGGCCGGGCGAGACGGTCGAACTGCGGCCCACCATGGGGCCGGGCGGCGACGACCAGTGA
- a CDS encoding RidA family protein, whose product MTVQLLTPEGMFTPVPYHHVSISTGTRQVHVAGQIARDADGKPVATGDLTGQVAHALRNTARGLAGAGATFADVVRLRFFVTNWTPDKYADFVAGIESVATELGIPQPLPPLSAIGVDYLFEPDVLVEVEAFAVLD is encoded by the coding sequence ATGACAGTCCAGCTCCTTACTCCCGAAGGCATGTTCACTCCTGTTCCGTACCACCATGTTTCGATCAGCACGGGCACCCGTCAGGTGCATGTCGCCGGCCAGATCGCGCGCGACGCCGACGGCAAACCGGTCGCGACAGGCGATCTCACCGGCCAGGTCGCACACGCTCTGCGCAATACCGCCCGCGGCCTCGCCGGAGCCGGGGCCACCTTCGCCGACGTGGTGCGCCTGCGGTTCTTCGTCACGAATTGGACCCCCGACAAATACGCCGACTTCGTCGCCGGAATCGAGAGTGTCGCAACGGAACTCGGCATCCCGCAGCCGCTGCCGCCGCTCTCCGCGATCGGTGTCGACTACCTTTTCGAGCCCGACGTCCTCGTCGAAGTAGAAGCCTTCGCCGTCCTCGACTGA